Proteins co-encoded in one Streptomyces sp. JH34 genomic window:
- a CDS encoding carbohydrate-binding module family 20 domain-containing protein → MARRPLSGALALTMGAAVLAVPAGLGAAGTAQAAPPGEKDVTAVMFEWKFASVAKACTDSLGPAGYGYVQVSPPQEHIQGAQWWTSYQPVSYKIAGRLGDRTAFANMVSTCHAAGVKVIADSVINHMSAGSGTGTGGSSYTKYDYPGTYSVSDMNDCQSQISNYGDRANVQNCELVGLADLDTGEDYVRGKIAGYLNDLLSLGVDGFRIDAAKHMPAADLANIKSRLSNPGVYWKHEAIYGAGEAVSPSEYLGSGDVQEFRYGRSLKQVFNDENLAYLKNFGEGWGFMESGRSAVFVDNHDTERGGDTLNYKDGANYTLASVFMLAYPYGSPDVHSGYEWTDKDAGPPNGGQVNACYSDGWKCQHAWREISSMVGFRNAARGQAVSNWWDNGGDQIAFGRGSKAYVAINHESSSLTRTFQTALPAGDYCDVQSGKGVTVNGSGQFTATLGANTAVALHVGARTCTGGGTTPGTGQSGASFGVNATTQTGQNIYVTGSQAALGNWAPGSALKLDPAAYPVWKLDVTLPAGTSFEYKYLRKDASGNVTWESGANRTATVPSSGKVALTADVWRS, encoded by the coding sequence ATGGCACGCAGGCCCTTGTCCGGCGCGCTCGCCCTCACCATGGGCGCCGCCGTGCTCGCCGTCCCCGCCGGGCTCGGCGCCGCCGGAACGGCCCAGGCCGCGCCGCCCGGAGAGAAGGACGTCACCGCGGTGATGTTCGAGTGGAAGTTCGCCTCGGTCGCCAAGGCATGCACCGACAGCCTCGGGCCTGCCGGTTACGGCTACGTCCAGGTCTCGCCGCCCCAGGAACACATCCAGGGCGCCCAGTGGTGGACCTCGTACCAGCCCGTCAGCTACAAGATCGCCGGCCGTCTCGGCGACCGCACGGCCTTCGCGAACATGGTCAGCACGTGTCACGCAGCGGGCGTCAAGGTCATAGCCGACTCCGTGATCAACCACATGTCGGCCGGTTCCGGCACCGGCACCGGCGGCTCCTCGTACACCAAGTACGACTACCCGGGGACCTATTCGGTCAGCGACATGAACGACTGCCAGTCGCAGATCAGCAACTACGGCGACCGGGCCAACGTCCAGAACTGCGAACTGGTCGGCCTCGCGGACCTGGACACCGGCGAGGACTACGTCCGCGGCAAGATCGCCGGCTACCTCAACGACCTGCTGTCCCTCGGTGTCGACGGCTTCCGCATCGACGCTGCCAAGCACATGCCGGCCGCCGACCTCGCGAACATCAAGTCCCGCCTCAGCAACCCCGGCGTGTACTGGAAGCACGAGGCGATCTACGGGGCCGGAGAGGCCGTCTCCCCCTCGGAGTACCTCGGCAGCGGCGACGTCCAGGAGTTCCGCTACGGCCGCAGCCTCAAGCAGGTCTTCAACGACGAGAACCTCGCCTACCTCAAGAACTTCGGCGAGGGCTGGGGCTTCATGGAGTCGGGCAGGTCGGCGGTCTTCGTCGACAACCACGACACGGAGCGCGGCGGCGACACCCTGAACTACAAGGACGGCGCCAACTACACCCTGGCGAGCGTCTTCATGCTGGCCTACCCCTACGGTTCCCCGGACGTCCACTCCGGCTACGAGTGGACCGACAAGGACGCCGGCCCGCCCAACGGCGGCCAGGTGAACGCCTGCTACAGCGACGGCTGGAAGTGCCAGCACGCCTGGCGCGAGATCTCCTCCATGGTCGGCTTCCGCAACGCCGCCCGCGGCCAGGCGGTCTCGAACTGGTGGGACAACGGCGGCGACCAGATCGCCTTCGGCCGGGGCTCCAAGGCGTACGTCGCCATCAATCACGAGAGCTCGTCGCTGACCCGGACGTTCCAGACCGCGCTGCCCGCCGGTGACTACTGCGACGTCCAGTCCGGCAAGGGCGTCACCGTCAACGGCTCCGGGCAGTTCACCGCCACGCTCGGCGCGAACACCGCCGTCGCCCTGCACGTCGGCGCCCGCACCTGCACGGGCGGCGGCACGACGCCCGGCACCGGTCAGTCCGGAGCCTCCTTCGGCGTCAACGCCACCACCCAGACCGGCCAGAACATCTACGTCACCGGCAGCCAGGCCGCCCTCGGCAACTGGGCGCCCGGCAGCGCGCTGAAGCTCGACCCGGCCGCCTACCCCGTATGGAAGCTCGACGTCACCCTGCCCGCCGGGACCTCCTTCGAGTACAAGTACCTCCGCAAGGACGCGAGCGGCAACGTCACCTGGGAGAGCGGCGCCAACCGCACCGCCACCGTGCCGTCCTCCGGGAAGGTCGCGCTGACCGCCGACGTCTGGCGCAGCTGA
- the pulA gene encoding pullulanase-type alpha-1,6-glucosidase, which produces MSRTTLRRGAVAALCAALLPVVPAASAAAAPRPPAPPSDAKLAKEPARHDLTREQFYFVLPDRFADGDASNNRGGLTGSRTETGYDPTDKGFYQGGDLKGLTQRLDYIKGLGTTAIWLAPIFKNRPVQGTGDNASAGYHGYWITDFTQVDPHFGTNADLTKLIDKAHGKGMKVFFDVITNHTADTVDYAEKKYGYKPKGAFPYLDRDGRPFDDARGMADVDADSFPYTPVNTGEKVPSWLNDPTMYHNRGDSTYAGESTEYGDFSGLDDLWTERPEVVSGMEKIYEKWVRDFDIDGFRIDTVKHVDLDFWTRWATALDDYAAKRGRDDFFMFGEVYSADTAITSPYVTRGRLDATLDFPFQEAARQYASQGAPASKLAAVYADDYRYTTDKANAYEQVTFLGNHDMGRIGTFLKQDNPKASDAELLDRARLAEELMFLGRGNPVIYYGDEQGYTGAGGDKDSRQTLFASKAADYLDDDQLGTDRTHASDAYDTEHPLYRSIAALSKLTRDHPALRDGTQTERYSEGSVHAFSRTDTKRPYEYLVASNNGAEARTVELPTESAGMNFRTLYGGSGTVRSASDRTVKVTVPALSSIVLRADKQLGTPATKPSITLKAPAAGATGTVELTADVDGGDLNRVVFAAQSGNGKWTTLGSADHAPYKVTQHLDASVKAGTALRYKAVVVDRAGRTTSALASTTAGQAPPAPKPVAVDRDHAVVHYKRADGDYEGWQLKSGGKTADFVGRDAYGAFAWIDLDEGASSVPYTVEKDGTADGPERTVDLARTGQVWIEQGKDDQTTEAPGTPPQDTGKAVLHYHRADGDYAGWGLHTWTGAAAPTDWAKPLQPVRSDAYGVTFEVPLTDGATSLSYILHKGDEKDLPGDQSLDIASHGHEVWMLGGMSGYLLPQAGGVPTPDLTKAEAQWIDADTVVWKVKATDATSQQLVYAKNGGISVVDGALSDEGQWLRLAATGLTEAQKAKYPHLKDYPAFTVDTRDRDRVRESLRGQLIATQRAANGALLAATGVQTAGVLDELYGKAASGAALGPVFRKGGPTLSVWAPTARTVSLELDGKNVPMRRDDRTGVWSVTGKKSWTGKPYRYAVQVWAPTVQKLVTNKVTDPYSTALTADSARSLVVDLDDPKLAPRGWSALKKPAAVPLRDAQIQELHVRDFSVTDSTSKHPGEYLAFTDTRSDGMKHLEELADSGTSYVHLLPVFDIGTIPEKKSDQRKPACDLSVYAPDSEEQQACVTKAAAEDAFNWGYDPLHYTVPEGSYASDPDGTKRTTEFRQMVQGLNGAGLRTVMDVVYNHTVASGQDDKSVLDKIVPGYYQRLLEDGTVATSTCCANTATENTMMGKLVVDSVVTWAKEYKVDGFRFDLMGHHPKANILAVRKALDELTVAKDGVDGKKIILYGEGWNFGEIADDARFVQATQKNMAGTGIATFSDRARDAVRGGGPFDEDPGVQGFASGLYTDPNTSTANGTEAEQKARLLHYQDLIKVGLTGNLADYTFTDAQGRTVKGSAVDYNGAPAGYAAAPGDALAYADAHDNETLYDALAFKLPADTTAADRARMQVVAMATAVLSQGPALSQAGTDLLRSKSLDRNSYDSGDWFNALHWDCRKGNGFGRGLPPAADNQDKWSYGKPLLADAALSPGCAQITGASAAYQDLLTIRTTEKDFGLATTGQVQDTLSFPLSGTKETPGVITMRLGKLVVVMNASPDTQVQALSGLAGKAYALHPVQAAGADATVRKSSYEEKSGSFTVPGRTVAVFSQR; this is translated from the coding sequence GTGTCCCGAACCACCCTCCGCCGGGGAGCCGTCGCCGCGCTGTGCGCGGCGCTGCTGCCCGTCGTGCCGGCGGCCTCCGCGGCCGCCGCACCCAGACCCCCGGCCCCGCCCTCGGACGCGAAACTCGCGAAGGAGCCGGCCCGGCACGACCTGACCCGCGAGCAGTTCTACTTCGTGCTGCCCGACCGGTTCGCCGACGGGGACGCCTCCAACAACCGCGGCGGGCTCACCGGCTCGCGGACGGAGACCGGCTACGACCCGACGGACAAGGGGTTCTACCAGGGCGGCGACCTCAAGGGCCTCACCCAGCGGCTCGACTACATCAAGGGGCTCGGCACCACCGCGATCTGGCTCGCGCCGATCTTCAAGAACCGGCCCGTGCAGGGCACCGGGGACAACGCCTCGGCCGGCTACCACGGCTACTGGATCACCGACTTCACCCAGGTCGACCCGCACTTCGGGACGAACGCCGACCTCACGAAGCTGATCGACAAGGCCCACGGCAAGGGCATGAAGGTCTTCTTCGACGTCATCACCAACCACACCGCCGACACCGTCGACTACGCCGAGAAGAAGTACGGCTACAAGCCCAAGGGCGCCTTCCCGTACCTCGACCGGGACGGCCGGCCCTTCGACGACGCCCGGGGCATGGCGGACGTGGACGCCGACTCCTTCCCGTACACCCCGGTGAACACGGGCGAGAAGGTCCCGTCCTGGCTCAACGACCCCACGATGTACCACAACAGGGGTGACTCGACCTACGCGGGCGAGTCCACCGAGTACGGCGACTTCTCCGGCCTCGACGACCTGTGGACCGAGCGCCCCGAGGTCGTCTCCGGCATGGAGAAGATCTACGAGAAGTGGGTCCGCGACTTCGACATCGACGGCTTCCGCATCGACACCGTCAAGCACGTCGACCTCGACTTCTGGACCCGGTGGGCCACCGCCCTCGACGACTACGCGGCGAAGCGCGGCCGGGACGACTTCTTCATGTTCGGCGAGGTCTACTCCGCCGACACCGCGATCACCTCGCCCTACGTGACGCGCGGCAGGCTCGACGCGACCCTCGACTTCCCGTTCCAGGAAGCCGCCCGGCAGTACGCGTCCCAGGGCGCCCCGGCCTCGAAGCTCGCCGCGGTCTACGCGGACGACTACCGGTACACCACCGACAAGGCCAACGCCTACGAGCAGGTCACGTTCCTCGGCAACCACGACATGGGCCGCATCGGGACCTTCCTGAAGCAGGACAACCCGAAGGCCTCCGACGCCGAACTCCTGGACCGCGCCCGCCTCGCCGAAGAGCTGATGTTCCTCGGCCGCGGCAACCCGGTGATCTACTATGGCGACGAGCAGGGCTACACCGGCGCGGGCGGCGACAAGGACTCCCGCCAGACGCTGTTCGCCTCGAAGGCCGCCGACTACCTCGACGACGACCAGCTGGGCACCGACCGTACGCACGCCTCCGACGCGTACGACACGGAGCACCCGCTCTACCGCTCCATAGCCGCGCTGTCGAAGCTCACCCGGGACCACCCGGCCCTGCGCGACGGCACCCAGACCGAGCGTTACTCCGAGGGCTCCGTCCACGCCTTCTCGCGTACGGACACGAAGCGCCCCTACGAATACCTCGTCGCCTCCAACAACGGCGCCGAGGCGAGGACGGTGGAGCTCCCCACCGAGTCCGCCGGCATGAACTTCCGCACCCTGTACGGCGGCTCCGGCACGGTGCGAAGCGCCTCCGACAGGACCGTCAAGGTCACGGTGCCCGCGCTGTCCAGCATCGTGCTCCGCGCCGACAAGCAGCTCGGCACCCCGGCCACCAAGCCCTCGATCACCCTGAAGGCCCCGGCGGCCGGAGCCACCGGCACCGTCGAGCTCACCGCCGACGTCGACGGCGGGGACCTGAACCGCGTCGTCTTCGCCGCGCAGTCCGGCAACGGGAAGTGGACGACGCTGGGCTCCGCCGACCACGCCCCGTACAAGGTCACCCAGCACCTCGACGCGTCGGTGAAGGCCGGGACCGCGCTGCGCTACAAGGCCGTGGTCGTCGACCGCGCCGGACGCACCACGAGCGCCCTCGCCTCCACGACCGCCGGCCAGGCACCGCCCGCCCCGAAGCCCGTCGCCGTCGACCGCGACCACGCCGTCGTCCACTACAAGCGCGCGGACGGCGACTACGAGGGGTGGCAGCTGAAGTCCGGTGGGAAGACCGCCGACTTCGTCGGCCGTGACGCCTACGGCGCCTTCGCCTGGATCGACCTCGACGAGGGCGCCTCCTCGGTCCCGTACACCGTCGAGAAGGACGGCACGGCCGACGGGCCCGAGCGGACCGTCGACCTCGCGAGGACCGGCCAGGTCTGGATCGAGCAGGGCAAGGACGACCAGACCACCGAGGCACCCGGGACCCCGCCGCAGGACACCGGCAAGGCCGTCCTGCACTACCACCGCGCCGACGGCGACTACGCCGGCTGGGGCCTGCACACCTGGACCGGTGCCGCCGCCCCCACGGACTGGGCCAAGCCGCTGCAGCCCGTGAGGAGCGACGCCTACGGAGTCACCTTCGAGGTCCCGCTCACCGACGGCGCCACCTCGCTCAGCTACATCCTGCACAAGGGCGACGAGAAGGACCTCCCGGGCGACCAGTCCCTCGACATCGCCTCGCACGGCCACGAGGTCTGGATGCTCGGCGGCATGTCCGGCTACCTGCTGCCGCAGGCGGGCGGGGTGCCCACGCCCGACCTCACCAAGGCCGAGGCCCAGTGGATCGACGCGGACACCGTCGTCTGGAAGGTCAAGGCCACCGACGCCACCAGTCAGCAGCTCGTGTACGCGAAGAACGGCGGCATCTCCGTCGTCGACGGAGCCCTGTCCGACGAGGGACAGTGGCTGCGGCTCGCCGCCACCGGACTCACCGAGGCGCAGAAGGCGAAGTACCCGCACCTCAAGGACTATCCGGCGTTCACCGTCGACACCCGGGACCGGGACCGCGTCCGCGAGTCCCTCCGAGGCCAGCTGATCGCCACCCAGCGCGCCGCCAACGGAGCCCTGCTCGCCGCCACCGGCGTACAGACCGCGGGTGTACTGGACGAGCTGTACGGCAAGGCCGCGAGCGGCGCCGCCCTCGGCCCCGTCTTCCGCAAGGGCGGCCCGACGCTTTCCGTCTGGGCACCCACCGCCCGGACGGTCTCGCTCGAACTCGACGGGAAGAACGTTCCGATGCGGCGCGACGACCGCACCGGCGTCTGGTCGGTCACCGGCAAGAAGTCCTGGACGGGCAAGCCCTACCGCTACGCCGTCCAGGTCTGGGCGCCCACCGTGCAGAAGCTGGTCACCAACAAGGTCACCGACCCCTACTCCACCGCACTGACCGCCGACTCCGCCCGCAGCCTCGTCGTCGACCTCGACGACCCGAAGCTCGCGCCGCGCGGCTGGTCCGCGCTGAAGAAGCCCGCCGCCGTCCCGCTCCGCGACGCCCAGATCCAGGAGCTGCACGTCCGTGACTTCTCGGTCACGGACTCCACGTCGAAGCACCCCGGTGAGTACCTCGCCTTCACCGACACCCGCTCCGACGGCATGAAGCACCTCGAGGAGCTCGCGGACTCCGGCACCAGCTACGTGCACCTGCTGCCCGTCTTCGACATCGGGACGATCCCCGAGAAGAAGTCCGACCAGCGGAAGCCGGCCTGTGACCTGTCCGTCTACGCCCCCGACTCCGAGGAGCAGCAGGCCTGCGTCACGAAGGCCGCCGCCGAGGACGCCTTCAACTGGGGTTACGACCCGCTGCACTACACCGTCCCCGAAGGCTCCTACGCCTCCGACCCCGACGGCACGAAGCGCACCACCGAGTTCCGGCAGATGGTCCAGGGACTCAACGGCGCCGGGCTGCGGACCGTCATGGACGTCGTCTACAACCACACCGTCGCCTCCGGCCAGGACGACAAGTCCGTACTCGACAAGATCGTCCCCGGCTACTACCAGCGGCTCCTGGAGGACGGCACCGTCGCCACGTCGACCTGCTGCGCCAACACCGCGACCGAGAACACCATGATGGGCAAGCTCGTCGTGGACTCGGTCGTCACCTGGGCCAAGGAGTACAAGGTCGACGGCTTCCGCTTCGACCTCATGGGCCACCACCCCAAGGCCAACATCCTCGCGGTCCGCAAGGCCCTCGACGAGCTCACCGTCGCCAAGGACGGCGTCGACGGGAAGAAGATCATCCTGTACGGCGAGGGCTGGAACTTCGGTGAGATCGCCGACGACGCCCGCTTCGTCCAGGCCACCCAGAAGAACATGGCCGGGACAGGCATCGCCACCTTCTCCGACCGGGCCCGGGACGCCGTGCGCGGCGGCGGCCCCTTCGACGAGGACCCCGGCGTCCAGGGCTTCGCGTCCGGCCTCTACACCGACCCCAACACCTCCACCGCCAACGGCACCGAGGCCGAACAGAAGGCCCGGCTGCTCCACTACCAGGACCTCATCAAGGTCGGCCTCACCGGCAACCTCGCCGACTACACCTTCACCGACGCCCAGGGCCGCACGGTCAAGGGCTCGGCCGTCGACTACAACGGGGCCCCCGCCGGATACGCGGCGGCGCCCGGCGACGCGCTCGCCTACGCCGACGCCCACGACAACGAGACCCTCTACGACGCCCTCGCCTTCAAGCTCCCGGCCGACACCACGGCCGCCGACCGGGCCCGCATGCAGGTCGTGGCGATGGCGACCGCCGTGCTCTCCCAGGGCCCGGCGCTCTCCCAGGCCGGCACCGACCTGCTGCGCTCCAAGTCGCTGGACCGCAACTCCTACGACAGCGGTGACTGGTTCAACGCGCTCCACTGGGACTGCCGCAAGGGCAACGGCTTCGGCCGGGGACTGCCGCCCGCCGCCGACAACCAGGACAAGTGGTCCTACGGAAAGCCGCTGCTGGCCGACGCGGCGCTCAGCCCCGGATGCGCGCAGATCACCGGCGCCTCCGCCGCCTACCAGGACCTGCTCACCATCCGCACCACGGAGAAGGACTTCGGCCTCGCCACCACGGGGCAGGTCCAGGACACCCTGTCCTTCCCGCTCTCCGGCACGAAGGAGACCCCGGGCGTGATCACGATGCGCCTGGGCAAGCTGGTCGTCGTGATGAACGCGAGCCCGGACACCCAGGTGCAGGCCCTCTCCGGCCTGGCCGGGAAGGCGTACGCGCTGCACCCCGTCCAGGCGGCGGGCGCGGACGCCACCGTCAGGAAGTCCTCGTACGAAGAGAAGTCGGGCAGCTTCACCGTGCCGGGACGCACGGTCGCCGTGTTCTCCCAGCGCTGA
- a CDS encoding 5-carboxymethyl-2-hydroxymuconate Delta-isomerase yields the protein MPQITVDYSAELDDSFDRRGFALALHPLVAETVSAKIPACKTRFRRAEDSVVGDSATGDSIVNVSIAMLPGRTPEIKARLTEAVLELLAGHLKPVDGLTVHASAEIRDLDASYRKN from the coding sequence ATGCCGCAGATCACCGTCGACTACTCCGCCGAGCTCGACGACAGCTTCGACCGCCGCGGCTTCGCGCTGGCCCTGCACCCGCTCGTCGCCGAGACCGTGTCCGCCAAGATCCCCGCCTGCAAGACCCGCTTCCGCCGGGCCGAGGACTCCGTCGTCGGTGACTCCGCCACTGGCGACTCCATCGTGAACGTCTCGATCGCGATGCTGCCCGGCCGGACCCCCGAGATCAAGGCGCGGCTGACGGAAGCCGTGCTGGAGCTGCTGGCCGGACACCTGAAGCCCGTCGACGGGCTCACCGTCCACGCGTCGGCCGAGATCCGGGACCTGGACGCGTCCTACCGCAAGAACTGA
- a CDS encoding TetR/AcrR family transcriptional regulator: MTTRVRRRMGVEERRAQLIGVALELFSHRSPDDVSIDEIAAAAGISRPLVYHYFPGKRSLYEAALKRAADELSGRFLEAHEGPLGARLIRVMHRFFDFVEEHGPGFAALMRGGPAGGSSTADALVDGVRQAAYEQIMAHLGVESPPARLEFVVRSWVSLAESTALLWLDGKRVPRAELELQLVHDFAALGAVSAAYDQETAGVMLRVFSQEPADGPFGELIARLSVLAPAAPAVPQRRLPQFLR; the protein is encoded by the coding sequence ATGACGACCCGGGTACGGCGCAGGATGGGTGTCGAGGAACGCAGGGCCCAGTTGATCGGCGTCGCACTGGAGTTGTTCAGCCACCGCTCGCCCGACGACGTGTCGATCGACGAGATCGCGGCGGCGGCCGGCATCTCGCGCCCGCTCGTCTACCACTACTTCCCGGGGAAGCGCAGTCTGTACGAGGCGGCGCTGAAGCGGGCGGCCGACGAGCTGTCCGGCCGCTTCCTGGAGGCGCACGAAGGACCCCTGGGTGCCCGGCTGATCCGGGTGATGCACCGGTTCTTCGATTTCGTCGAGGAGCACGGCCCGGGCTTCGCCGCGCTGATGCGGGGCGGTCCGGCCGGAGGTTCGTCGACGGCCGACGCCCTGGTCGACGGGGTGCGCCAGGCGGCGTACGAGCAGATCATGGCGCATCTCGGCGTGGAGTCCCCGCCCGCGCGGCTGGAGTTCGTCGTGCGGTCGTGGGTGTCGCTGGCCGAGTCGACGGCGCTGCTCTGGCTCGACGGGAAGCGCGTTCCGCGTGCCGAGCTGGAGTTGCAGCTGGTGCACGACTTCGCGGCGCTGGGGGCGGTGAGCGCGGCGTACGACCAGGAGACGGCCGGCGTGATGCTGCGGGTCTTCTCGCAGGAGCCGGCGGACGGCCCGTTCGGCGAACTCATCGCCAGGCTCTCGGTCCTGGCGCCCGCCGCACCGGCCGTCCCGCAGCGGCGGCTGCCTCAGTTCTTGCGGTAG
- a CDS encoding carboxymuconolactone decarboxylase family protein, with the protein MSATFFPDHTPDSAPPAARRTMEATARKRGGRLPSAVARMATSPETLDGFLRASATFESSTLDPLSREVVVMTMATRNECHVCVEMHTPRLRSLGASPELVAALRAPGDQPLPDERLEGVRRFTLAALESAGAVGDDRIREFLSLGYTARNALEVVLGIGAYTISTLANRMTGAPVEAVPA; encoded by the coding sequence ATGTCCGCAACGTTCTTCCCCGATCACACCCCTGACTCCGCGCCGCCCGCCGCTCGCCGCACCATGGAGGCCACGGCCAGGAAGCGAGGCGGCCGGCTGCCGTCGGCCGTTGCCCGGATGGCCACGTCCCCGGAGACGCTGGACGGCTTCCTCCGGGCGAGCGCCACCTTCGAGTCGAGCACCCTGGACCCGCTGTCGCGCGAGGTCGTCGTCATGACGATGGCCACCCGCAACGAGTGCCACGTCTGCGTGGAGATGCACACGCCGAGGCTCAGGTCGCTGGGCGCCTCACCCGAGCTCGTCGCGGCACTGCGGGCTCCCGGCGATCAGCCGCTGCCGGACGAACGGCTGGAGGGCGTGCGCAGGTTCACGCTCGCCGCCCTGGAGTCGGCCGGCGCGGTCGGCGACGACCGGATCCGGGAATTCCTGTCGCTGGGCTACACCGCGCGCAACGCCCTGGAGGTGGTTCTCGGTATCGGCGCCTACACGATCTCGACGCTCGCGAACCGGATGACCGGGGCGCCCGTGGAGGCCGTACCTGCCTGA
- a CDS encoding MarR family transcriptional regulator, translating into MAEERTGTEGAGFELPLLLFAGFRSIIDAMHRDLAAHGHRDVRPAYGFALQAVGREGASASEIGRRLGVSKQAAGKTVDKLEGLGYVERVDDPEDGRRKVVRPTARGVDMLARSAEGFDRLRAEWVAELGAERVGAMEADLRRMAPAAAFRLDAERWFAG; encoded by the coding sequence ATGGCTGAGGAGAGGACCGGCACGGAGGGAGCGGGATTCGAGCTGCCGCTGCTGCTGTTCGCGGGCTTCCGGTCGATCATCGACGCGATGCACCGTGACCTGGCCGCCCACGGCCACCGGGACGTACGCCCGGCCTACGGCTTCGCGCTCCAGGCCGTCGGACGGGAGGGGGCGAGCGCCAGCGAGATCGGCCGGCGGCTGGGGGTGTCCAAGCAGGCGGCCGGGAAGACGGTCGACAAGCTGGAGGGCCTCGGATACGTGGAACGCGTCGACGACCCCGAGGACGGGCGGCGCAAGGTGGTCAGGCCCACCGCGCGAGGCGTCGACATGCTGGCCAGGTCCGCCGAGGGCTTCGACCGGCTCCGCGCCGAATGGGTCGCGGAGCTGGGCGCCGAGCGGGTCGGGGCGATGGAGGCGGACCTCAGGAGGATGGCGCCCGCGGCCGCGTTCCGGCTGGACGCCGAGCGCTGGTTCGCCGGCTGA
- a CDS encoding response regulator transcription factor — protein MRVVLAEDLFLLRDGLVRMLEAYDFEIAAAVESGPELTKALAELKPDVAVVDVRLPPSHTDEGLQCALTARRDRPGLPVLVLSQHVEQLYARELLADGNGGIGYLLKDRVFDADQFIDAVRRVAAGGTAMDPQVISQLLSRRSVDEPMGALTPREREVMELMAQGRSNGAIAAQMVVTERAVAKHTSNIFSKLGLPVSDDDNRRVLAVLAYLDRG, from the coding sequence TTGCGCGTTGTCCTAGCCGAAGATCTCTTCCTGCTCCGTGACGGCCTCGTGCGGATGCTGGAAGCCTACGATTTCGAGATCGCGGCGGCAGTCGAGAGCGGGCCCGAACTGACGAAGGCCTTGGCGGAGTTGAAGCCGGACGTCGCCGTCGTCGACGTCCGGCTCCCGCCGTCCCACACGGACGAGGGCCTCCAGTGCGCACTGACCGCCCGCCGCGACCGGCCGGGCTTGCCTGTCCTCGTCCTGTCGCAGCACGTCGAGCAGCTGTACGCCCGGGAGCTGCTGGCAGACGGCAACGGCGGCATCGGCTACCTGCTGAAGGACCGGGTGTTCGACGCCGACCAGTTCATCGACGCGGTGCGCCGGGTGGCGGCGGGCGGCACGGCGATGGATCCGCAGGTCATCTCGCAGCTGCTGTCGCGGCGGTCGGTGGACGAGCCGATGGGCGCTCTGACGCCCCGGGAGCGTGAGGTCATGGAACTGATGGCGCAGGGCCGTTCGAACGGGGCGATCGCCGCGCAGATGGTGGTCACGGAGCGGGCGGTGGCCAAACACACCTCGAACATCTTCAGCAAGCTCGGCCTGCCCGTGTCGGACGACGACAACCGCCGCGTGCTCGCGGTCCTCGCCTACCTCGACCGGGGCTGA